A window of Methanobacterium formicicum DSM 3637 contains these coding sequences:
- a CDS encoding MFS transporter has product MDTEKLWTKDFILVSVMNLFVALTLYLLLVTTPSYALNEFHTSTSIAGLVSGIFIIGGLFGRLGIGRIIDDVENRKVLILSALVFAITSAFYLVANNLPLLILNRFIQGMAFGVATTTLGTIVANIIPLHRRGEGIGYFMMSTIIATAIGPFLGIILLEYASFDIIFIFNLILSLLFLAISFTVSEPQHILPRPEKTENQGKFKISNFLEFKAIPISVVALIMSFAYSSVLTFISIYAEEIHLVEAASMFFVVYAAVVLLSRPFSGRLLDSKGANIVMYPCLFIFAIAMLLFSQARLGITLLLAGALFGLGYGNFQSVAQAIAIKAAPLHKVGLATATFFMFYDLGFGIGPYLFGLIIPFTGYRNLYSIMVVVILAAIVLYYLVHAKKGQQKNTS; this is encoded by the coding sequence ATGGATACAGAAAAATTATGGACAAAAGACTTTATCCTGGTTTCGGTGATGAATCTTTTCGTTGCACTGACCTTGTACTTGTTGCTGGTAACTACTCCTTCTTATGCTCTAAATGAATTTCATACCTCAACCAGTATAGCTGGTCTGGTTTCAGGTATTTTTATTATTGGTGGATTGTTCGGACGATTAGGGATTGGGCGCATCATTGATGATGTGGAAAATAGGAAAGTTTTAATTCTCAGTGCACTGGTTTTTGCCATTACATCAGCATTTTATCTGGTGGCAAATAATTTACCCCTGTTGATACTCAACCGATTCATACAGGGAATGGCCTTTGGAGTGGCAACCACAACTTTGGGAACAATTGTTGCTAATATTATTCCACTTCACAGACGAGGGGAAGGTATTGGTTACTTCATGATGAGTACAATAATAGCAACAGCAATTGGCCCTTTTTTAGGGATCATTTTACTCGAATATGCCAGTTTTGACATAATTTTCATTTTTAATCTAATATTATCCCTTTTATTCCTTGCCATATCCTTTACAGTCAGTGAACCTCAACATATTCTACCCAGACCAGAAAAAACCGAAAATCAGGGTAAGTTTAAAATTTCAAATTTCCTGGAATTTAAGGCCATACCAATCTCGGTTGTTGCATTGATCATGAGTTTTGCCTATTCAAGTGTGTTAACATTCATATCAATCTATGCTGAGGAGATTCATTTGGTAGAAGCTGCCAGCATGTTCTTCGTAGTATACGCAGCGGTAGTCCTCCTATCCCGACCATTTTCGGGCCGCCTACTTGATTCTAAAGGCGCAAATATTGTAATGTATCCCTGCCTTTTCATTTTCGCAATTGCAATGCTCTTATTCAGCCAGGCCCGGCTTGGAATAACTTTACTCCTGGCTGGAGCACTGTTTGGTTTAGGTTATGGTAATTTTCAATCCGTTGCCCAGGCAATTGCCATTAAAGCAGCCCCACTGCATAAAGTAGGATTGGCAACAGCCACCTTTTTCATGTTTTATGATTTGGGATTTGGTATAGGACCCTATTTATTCGGATTAATCATTCCTTTCACTGGATACCGAAATTTATATTCAATAATGGTTGTGGTCATACTTGCTGCCATTGTGTTGTACTATTTAGTACATGCGAAAAAAGGCCAACAGAAAAATACCAGTTAA
- a CDS encoding PAS domain S-box protein, whose protein sequence is MTKILIVEDEAITAMDIKHNLINFGFEVVGTAASGDEAIKKAQELKPDLILMDITLKGDMDGIEATNKIKTLLDIPVIYMSAFTDKNTYERLKLTNPYGFVSKPVSSELLVVSIEAAVYKHDLDKKLAESEEHLRLIFDSSKDFIYSYDLEGRFTSANKHFCDSANLTKDEIIGKTGPELGLPEEQNDKWAKIRNHVCETDSTVKMITSSIGLDQKVYEYEVILNPLHDINGEIVGISGVSRDLTEHKMLKKELDEVGELFQNLYNNAKVGIVTGDTKGHVINCNSAFEDMLGYSREELKSMSFKEFTHPDYIQEELSLLESLRIGKIKFYELEKKFIRKDNETIWAKVTAGFGISTDGKPINSLVIVEDISERKRSEKEIRDYAAQLKTIFDLSDRALAVTDTKGHWINVNKYLLNELGYTEQEFLKLTSSDITHPDDVETTADLFLKLLSGEIDDYRIEKRYKTKEGEFKWFDISVKPIKDKNNRITSVLGAGHPMDKKD, encoded by the coding sequence ATGACTAAAATTTTAATCGTAGAAGATGAAGCCATTACTGCAATGGATATCAAACATAATTTAATAAATTTTGGTTTTGAAGTTGTAGGAACTGCTGCTAGTGGTGATGAAGCAATTAAAAAAGCTCAAGAACTAAAACCAGATTTGATTTTAATGGATATCACCTTAAAAGGTGATATGGATGGGATTGAAGCAACAAACAAAATCAAAACTCTTCTAGATATTCCTGTTATATATATGAGTGCTTTTACAGACAAAAATACTTATGAAAGACTTAAACTTACCAATCCCTATGGTTTTGTGAGTAAACCGGTTAGTTCTGAATTATTAGTGGTCTCAATTGAAGCTGCTGTTTATAAACATGATCTTGATAAGAAATTAGCTGAAAGTGAAGAACATTTAAGGTTGATTTTTGATTCCAGTAAAGATTTTATTTACAGTTATGACCTTGAGGGGAGATTTACCAGCGCAAATAAGCATTTTTGTGATTCTGCGAATCTTACTAAAGATGAGATCATAGGTAAAACCGGGCCAGAACTGGGTTTACCAGAAGAACAAAATGATAAATGGGCTAAAATACGCAATCATGTTTGTGAAACTGATTCAACTGTTAAAATGATCACATCTTCAATTGGTCTAGACCAGAAAGTTTACGAATATGAAGTAATTTTAAATCCACTCCATGACATAAACGGAGAAATTGTGGGTATTTCTGGGGTAAGTAGAGATTTAACTGAACATAAAATGTTAAAAAAAGAATTAGATGAAGTTGGTGAACTTTTCCAAAACCTGTATAACAACGCCAAAGTGGGGATAGTAACTGGAGATACTAAAGGACATGTAATTAATTGTAACTCTGCCTTTGAAGATATGTTGGGTTACAGCCGGGAAGAACTTAAAAGCATGAGTTTTAAAGAATTCACCCACCCGGATTATATCCAGGAAGAACTGTCATTACTTGAAAGTTTACGCATTGGAAAAATTAAATTCTATGAACTTGAAAAAAAATTCATTCGCAAAGATAATGAAACTATCTGGGCCAAAGTAACTGCAGGATTTGGTATTTCTACTGATGGAAAACCTATTAATTCTCTGGTCATTGTAGAAGATATTAGTGAACGTAAAAGATCAGAAAAAGAAATACGGGATTATGCTGCTCAACTTAAAACTATTTTTGATCTGTCTGATCGGGCTCTGGCAGTCACCGATACGAAGGGACACTGGATTAATGTAAACAAATATTTATTAAATGAATTGGGTTATACTGAACAGGAATTCTTAAAATTAACTTCCTCTGACATTACACATCCTGATGATGTAGAAACAACGGCCGATTTATTTTTAAAACTTTTATCAGGAGAAATTGATGATTACAGGATAGAAAAAAGATATAAGACCAAAGAAGGAGAATTTAAATGGTTTGATATATCTGTAAAACCAATTAAAGATAAAAATAACAGGATAACATCAGTTCTGGGTGCAGGACATCCCATGGACAAAAAAGACTAA
- a CDS encoding TetR/AcrR family transcriptional regulator — MSMAKWKEREKQQRKNDIIDAARKLFAEKNFDEVSMDEIAKKVGLGKGTLYLYFKNKESLYFAVVSRGTRIWAEMVKKEVEKGNNGLEKLKLYVNANKEFSNEYPDYFRLLYSPSLIKKQFDMEKMTSSQEFQEVRELFKEIMLIGIDSIQKGVDEGKIRSDVDPTEAAILLSVIYNGKVNMGDWAKELLENKGMDEHKFTSDIGDFFLHMLMKK; from the coding sequence ATGTCAATGGCTAAATGGAAAGAAAGAGAAAAACAGCAGCGTAAAAATGACATTATAGATGCTGCTAGGAAATTATTCGCAGAAAAAAACTTTGATGAAGTGTCAATGGATGAAATAGCAAAGAAAGTTGGTCTTGGCAAAGGCACACTTTATCTTTATTTTAAAAATAAAGAATCACTGTACTTTGCAGTAGTCTCACGTGGCACTCGAATTTGGGCAGAAATGGTTAAAAAAGAAGTAGAAAAGGGAAATAATGGTTTGGAAAAGTTAAAATTATATGTTAATGCAAATAAGGAGTTTTCTAATGAATATCCCGATTATTTCCGGCTTTTATATTCACCCTCATTAATTAAAAAACAGTTTGATATGGAGAAAATGACCAGTAGCCAGGAATTCCAGGAAGTAAGGGAATTGTTCAAAGAAATAATGCTCATAGGCATAGATTCCATACAAAAAGGAGTAGATGAAGGTAAAATCCGATCAGATGTGGATCCTACTGAAGCTGCCATTCTCCTATCCGTAATATACAATGGTAAAGTGAACATGGGTGACTGGGCTAAAGAGCTGTTGGAGAACAAGGGAATGGATGAACATAAATTCACCAGTGACATCGGGGATTTCTTTCTCCACATGTTAATGAAAAAATGA